In Agromyces sp. Leaf222, the genomic window CTGAAGCTGAACGCGAACCAGAAGTACGCGACCGACGCGCACGGCTCGGCGCTCTGGGCGCGGGCGTGCGAGCAGGCGGGCGTGCGCTTCCAGCCGTTCGTGTCGAACAACGCGATCCCGTGCGGTTCGACGATCGGGCCGCTGAGCGCGACGCGCCTCGGCATCCGCACGGTCGACGTCGGCACGCCGCTGCTGTCGATGCACTCGGCCCGTGAGCTCTCGCACGTCGACGACCTGGCCGCGCTCGCGGCGGCGGCGACCGCGTTCCTCACGCCCGCCTGATCATCCGCGCCCCGGAACAGGCGTTGGCGCCCGACGCGCCGGTTCGACGCCTGTTCCGGTGCAGGTCCGGTCGCCGCACTCTGTTCTCGAGGCACGGGCCTGTTCTCGAGGCACGGCCGCATGGCGATGGCCGGATGTCGCGGGTCGGCGTCCGGATTTCATGAGCGCCGAGCGGCCGCTCGATGGCAGCATCGACGCATGACGCAAGATACGGCCACCGCCACCCTGTTCGAGCACGTCGCCCCGTCGCTCGACGCGATCGCGCACTTCCGTGGACGACTCGGCTTCGAGGCCGACGTCTCCGACGTGCACGGCGCCCTCGCCGACGGCGAGCCGTTCGTGCTCATCGACACCCGCAACGACGCCGCCTGGGCGCAGGGGCACGTGCCCGGCGCCGTGCACCTGCCGCGTCGGGACATCGGCCTGCGCGCGGCATCCGTGGTTCCGATCGGCACCCCGGTCGTCGTCTACTGCTGGGGCCCCGCCTGCAACGGCGCGACGAAGTCGGCGCTCGAATTCGCGACGCTCGGCTACCCGGTGAAGGAGATGATCGGCGGCTTCGAGTACTGGGTGCGAGAGGGCTTCGCGTTCGACACGGCCGACGGGCTCGCCCAGCGGGTGCCCGACGCGCTCACGAACGTCGCGCCCGCCGGGCTCACGGGGGCCGACGCGACGACCGGCGCCGCGGCATCCGTCACGACCATCGACACGGGCATCACCTGCGCCTGCTGAGGCCCCGGCGGCTGAACCCTGCGGTGCCGACCCCTCAGCGGGCGGACCGACTCGGGCCGCGCAGCGCGCGACACCGCCTGCGCGGCCCGGTCAGCACTCCACGACGTTGACGGCGAGCCCGCCGAGGCTCGTCTCCTTGTACTTCGACTTCATGTCGATGCCCGTCTGGCGCATGGTCTCGATGACCGTGTCGAGCGACACGAGGTGCGTGCCGTCGCCGTGCAGGGCCAGGCGCGCGGCCGAGACCGCCGTCGACGACGCGATCGCGTTGCGCTCGATGCAGGGCACCTGCACGAGCCCGCCGACCGGGTCGCAGGTGAGGCCGAGGTGGTGCTCCATGGCGATCTCGGCCGCGTTCTCGACCTGGCGGGGCGTGCCGCCGAGCACCGCGCAGAGCGCGCCGGCGGCCATCGCGCACGCGGATCCGACCTCGGCCTGGCATCCGCCCTCGGCGCCCGAGATCGAGGCGTTGCGCTTGACGAGCGACGCGATCGCCGCGGCCGTGAGCAGGTAGCGGCGGATGCCGGCGGCATCCGCACCGGGAACGAAACGCAGGTAGTAGTGGCCGACCGCGGGGATGATGCCCGCGGCGCCGTTCGTCGGCGCGGTGACGACGCGCCCGCCCGACGCGTTCTCTTCGTTCACGGCGAGCGCGAACGCGTGCAGCCACTCGGTCGACGTGTCGCGGGCGCCCGGATGCGCGGCCTCGTCGCGCTCGTACTGCTCGAGGCGCCGTCGAACGTCGGGGGCGCGGCGCTTCACCTTGAGGCCGCCGGGCAGCGTGCCCCCGGTGTCGAGGCCGTGCTCGACGCACACGGCCATCGCCGCCCAGATCGCGTCGAGCCCGGCGTCGATGCCGGCCTCGCCGTGCAGGGCGACCTCGTTCGACCGCACGATGTCGCACATCGACACGTCGTGCTCCTCGCAGAGCTCGAGCAACTCGGCCGCCGTGGAGTACGCGAGCGGATAACGCACGACCTCCGACTCCTGCGGGGCGTCGCCGTCGCGCCGGATGAACCCGCCGCCCACGGAGTAGTACGTCTCCTCGACGAGCGGCAGCGCGTCGTCGCCGTGCCAGGCCTGCAGCGTCAGCGCGTTCGGGTGCCCGGGCAGGCGGGTGCGCGGGGCGAACGCCACGTCTTCGCTCGACATGGTGATCGGATGCCGACCCGCGAGCTGCACGTCGGCGCCCTCGCCGAGCGCGGTCCACGCGTTGCGCACGTCGTCGGGATCGCAGTCGTCGGGTCGGAGCCCGCGGAGCCCGGCGACGACGGCATCGGGCGTGCCGTGGCCGAGCCCGGTCGCGCCGAGCGAGCCGAAGAGCGTGCACGTGACCCGGTCGACCTGCTCGAGCAGGCCGTCGTCGACGAGTCGTTCGGCGAAGGCCCTGGCCGCCCGCATGGGGCCGACGGTATGCGAACTCGAGGGGCCGATCCCGATCGAGAAGAGATCGAGGGCAGAGACGAACGCTGTCACGGGTTCAAGGGTACGCCGCAGACCGTGCACGCATTCGCCGGGAGCGTGCATGGATCTTGCGTGGTCGGTCCGATCGTCGCGGAACCCGCGCGTGGATACCGCCGTCGGCCGATCTTCACTTCTGCTGAAGTTTCGGCGAAAGCTGGATGCCAATGGCGCGGGTATTGCCGG contains:
- a CDS encoding rhodanese-like domain-containing protein, whose amino-acid sequence is MTQDTATATLFEHVAPSLDAIAHFRGRLGFEADVSDVHGALADGEPFVLIDTRNDAAWAQGHVPGAVHLPRRDIGLRAASVVPIGTPVVVYCWGPACNGATKSALEFATLGYPVKEMIGGFEYWVREGFAFDTADGLAQRVPDALTNVAPAGLTGADATTGAAASVTTIDTGITCAC
- a CDS encoding L-serine ammonia-lyase is translated as MTAFVSALDLFSIGIGPSSSHTVGPMRAARAFAERLVDDGLLEQVDRVTCTLFGSLGATGLGHGTPDAVVAGLRGLRPDDCDPDDVRNAWTALGEGADVQLAGRHPITMSSEDVAFAPRTRLPGHPNALTLQAWHGDDALPLVEETYYSVGGGFIRRDGDAPQESEVVRYPLAYSTAAELLELCEEHDVSMCDIVRSNEVALHGEAGIDAGLDAIWAAMAVCVEHGLDTGGTLPGGLKVKRRAPDVRRRLEQYERDEAAHPGARDTSTEWLHAFALAVNEENASGGRVVTAPTNGAAGIIPAVGHYYLRFVPGADAAGIRRYLLTAAAIASLVKRNASISGAEGGCQAEVGSACAMAAGALCAVLGGTPRQVENAAEIAMEHHLGLTCDPVGGLVQVPCIERNAIASSTAVSAARLALHGDGTHLVSLDTVIETMRQTGIDMKSKYKETSLGGLAVNVVEC